In one bacterium genomic region, the following are encoded:
- a CDS encoding prepilin peptidase — protein sequence METYPYFIIGLIGLMIGSFLNVVIYRVPLGQSLWFPGSHCPACGHAIRWYHNIPLWGYLIQKGRCEHCSTKISLVYPLIEIGSALILCFMYGQFGYGILFYKISFVTLMMLTIARIDYEYHIIPDRIILFGFPFAFLFTGLEGKYQLIDGAIGFLAGGLGMFIIAIIGRLFYKKDAMGGGDIKLAALLGVFLGWKVLILTLFVSFLLMTVIGWIGIAIRKVQRGSEIPMAPFMMVSVLLCIFYGHEMIHWYFDLVIGH from the coding sequence GTGGAAACCTATCCCTATTTTATCATCGGACTGATCGGATTAATGATCGGAAGTTTTTTGAATGTTGTGATCTATCGCGTTCCGCTTGGCCAATCGTTGTGGTTCCCGGGTTCTCACTGCCCCGCGTGCGGCCATGCGATCCGATGGTATCATAATATTCCGCTGTGGGGCTATCTCATTCAGAAAGGCCGTTGCGAGCATTGTAGTACAAAGATTTCATTGGTCTATCCCTTGATAGAAATCGGGTCTGCGTTAATTCTGTGTTTTATGTATGGACAATTTGGTTACGGAATTCTGTTTTATAAAATATCTTTCGTTACTCTCATGATGCTCACGATCGCCCGTATTGATTATGAATATCACATCATTCCGGACCGAATTATCCTTTTCGGCTTTCCGTTCGCATTTCTTTTCACCGGATTAGAAGGGAAGTATCAACTTATAGATGGCGCCATCGGATTTTTAGCGGGCGGCTTAGGCATGTTTATCATTGCGATCATTGGACGACTGTTTTATAAAAAAGATGCTATGGGCGGGGGCGACATAAAACTCGCCGCATTGCTTGGCGTATTTCTGGGATGGAAAGTGTTGATCCTTACCCTGTTTGTTTCATTTCTGCTCATGACCGTGATAGGCTGGATTGGAATTGCGATCCGAAAGGTTCAACGCGGGAGTGAAATTCCAATGGCTCCGTTTATGATGGTATCCGTACTCCTATGCATTTTTTATGGACATGAGATGATTCACTGGTATTTTGATCTTGTTATCGGACACTAG
- a CDS encoding DEAD/DEAH box helicase → MNLSWSQAVSPRKVSEQETRYSLIDPDLKKAGWDLFDRSQVGFEIPVDLSLSLSPFKGEGQGEVHEGITDYCLYRANGEVLAVVEAKRTSRDARVGQQQVLDYVTKIGKTQSFIPFAFMANGTDTFFWDTEESAPRHVAGFFSRENLERLLFIKQNRIPLNTIQIKQSIVDRAYQAEAIRRISEAIEIKKKRKALLVMATGTGKTRTTMALIDVFLQARAAQKVLFLADRDALVEQALTDGLKRHLPNEARGRIRTYDLDKTKRVYVSTLQTLEICFKDFTPGDFDLIIADECHRSIYNKFTDVLAYFDAIQIGLTATPAQFIERDTFKFFDCENNAPTFLYSYDDAVKEEYLVDYNVYSAQTKFQRKGIKGVDLSEEDQNALRERDIDPEDINYEGTDLERKVTNRDTLRKQIEEFMEVCHKDSTGQIPGKSIIFAITQDHAMRIAEEFNKMYPEHQGRVVQVITSKMERTRDLIQSFKKNDMPRIAVSVDMLDTGIDVPEVVNLAFMKPVNSQIKFWQMIGRGTRPHEACQNYSWLPNSRKESFLIVDFWENFEHFQMMPKDDKGPSQVPVLVTIFHTRLQKLQILLGDQSSADFKRIVQDVRADIARIPGDSFTVKKSLGDLRQATDDDFWAYLTEDKIELLRLKIAPLLRFITGVNPKEAFFISKMERAELFLLQKKDLSALMESIREDVARLPSSLPQVKAVEEHRQNILANKFWANLTLERLDTDKKALAPVMKLAEDIKTDPIELGLDDIIDSRRWIILRDKTGKQKIMIEEYKKQVEEKILELAEKHPTIKKLKAGETITASDLEDLDDTLEKELIHLGLDEENILKAFGVRVGNLVDFLKHILHLESLPTYASIVQRSFDAFILEHNYNADQSRFLRVVQSVFLQRRKLELADLYEEPFTNLGMNAVEKLFDKAEVEELITLTRRLVA, encoded by the coding sequence ATGAACCTATCGTGGAGCCAAGCCGTGTCTCCCAGAAAAGTCTCTGAACAAGAAACCCGTTATTCCCTGATCGATCCCGATCTCAAAAAAGCTGGATGGGATCTGTTCGACCGTTCGCAGGTAGGATTTGAAATTCCGGTGGACCTCTCCCTTTCTCTCTCTCCTTTTAAAGGAGAGGGACAGGGTGAGGTTCACGAGGGCATTACCGACTACTGTCTCTACCGCGCTAACGGCGAAGTTCTCGCTGTCGTAGAAGCCAAGCGAACCAGCCGGGATGCAAGAGTAGGACAGCAACAAGTTCTCGATTACGTAACCAAGATCGGTAAGACTCAATCCTTCATCCCGTTCGCATTCATGGCCAACGGCACAGATACTTTTTTTTGGGATACCGAAGAATCAGCCCCGCGCCACGTTGCCGGGTTCTTTTCACGTGAGAACTTAGAACGCCTGCTCTTCATCAAACAAAACCGTATTCCGCTAAATACGATCCAGATCAAGCAATCTATTGTCGACCGTGCCTATCAGGCGGAAGCGATCCGTCGTATATCCGAAGCCATTGAAATAAAGAAAAAACGTAAAGCCCTGCTCGTCATGGCAACCGGCACCGGCAAGACCCGAACGACCATGGCTTTGATCGACGTTTTCCTGCAAGCCCGCGCCGCTCAGAAGGTTCTGTTCCTTGCTGACCGCGATGCCCTGGTGGAACAGGCACTCACTGACGGATTAAAACGCCATCTGCCCAACGAAGCCCGCGGACGTATTCGCACCTACGATCTTGACAAAACGAAACGGGTCTATGTGTCCACTTTGCAAACGCTGGAGATCTGTTTCAAGGATTTCACGCCCGGCGATTTCGATCTGATCATTGCCGACGAATGCCACCGTTCCATATACAATAAATTCACCGACGTGCTCGCGTATTTCGATGCGATTCAGATCGGGTTGACCGCAACTCCGGCGCAATTCATCGAACGCGATACTTTCAAATTCTTCGATTGCGAAAATAACGCTCCGACGTTCCTGTATTCATACGACGATGCGGTCAAAGAAGAATACCTCGTCGACTACAACGTCTATTCCGCGCAAACCAAATTCCAGCGCAAAGGTATCAAAGGCGTCGACTTAAGCGAGGAAGATCAAAACGCCCTGCGCGAACGCGACATCGATCCGGAGGACATTAATTACGAAGGCACCGACCTGGAACGCAAAGTGACTAACCGCGACACCCTGCGCAAACAGATCGAAGAATTCATGGAAGTCTGTCATAAAGACTCCACCGGCCAGATTCCGGGCAAGTCCATCATATTCGCCATCACGCAGGATCACGCCATGCGCATTGCGGAGGAATTTAACAAAATGTATCCCGAACACCAGGGGCGGGTGGTGCAGGTGATTACCTCGAAGATGGAACGCACGCGCGACTTGATCCAATCCTTCAAAAAAAACGACATGCCGCGCATTGCGGTCTCCGTGGACATGCTCGACACGGGCATTGACGTGCCGGAGGTGGTGAACTTGGCATTCATGAAGCCGGTCAATTCGCAGATCAAATTCTGGCAGATGATCGGACGCGGTACGCGCCCGCACGAAGCCTGCCAAAACTATTCCTGGCTGCCCAATAGCCGCAAAGAGAGTTTCCTCATCGTGGATTTCTGGGAGAATTTCGAACACTTCCAGATGATGCCTAAAGACGACAAAGGCCCTTCGCAGGTGCCCGTGCTCGTCACAATATTCCATACACGGCTCCAGAAACTTCAGATTCTCCTTGGCGATCAGTCGTCCGCCGATTTCAAACGCATCGTGCAGGACGTACGCGCAGACATTGCCCGTATTCCCGGCGATTCATTTACCGTAAAAAAATCGCTCGGCGATCTGAGGCAGGCCACGGACGATGATTTCTGGGCTTATCTGACGGAAGACAAAATCGAATTACTTCGTCTCAAGATCGCGCCACTGCTCAGATTCATCACCGGGGTCAATCCCAAAGAAGCTTTTTTCATCAGCAAGATGGAACGTGCCGAACTCTTTCTTCTTCAGAAAAAAGACCTGTCCGCGCTCATGGAATCCATTCGTGAAGACGTCGCGCGGCTGCCGTCATCTCTGCCGCAGGTAAAAGCCGTCGAAGAACATCGTCAGAATATTCTTGCCAATAAATTCTGGGCCAACCTCACGCTGGAGCGGCTCGACACGGATAAAAAAGCCCTCGCGCCGGTGATGAAACTTGCCGAAGACATCAAAACCGATCCTATCGAACTCGGCCTCGACGATATTATCGATTCCCGCCGCTGGATCATACTGCGCGACAAGACCGGCAAACAAAAGATCATGATCGAAGAATACAAAAAGCAGGTGGAAGAGAAAATTCTCGAACTGGCCGAAAAACATCCGACGATCAAAAAACTCAAAGCCGGTGAGACCATCACGGCCAGCGATCTGGAAGACCTGGACGACACACTCGAAAAAGAACTGATCCATCTTGGCCTTGACGAAGAGAATATTCTCAAAGCTTTCGGCGTGCGCGTAGGGAATCTCGTGGATTTTCTCAAGCATATTCTGCACCTGGAGTCGCTACCGACCTACGCGTCTATCGTGCAGAGGTCTTTCGATGCTTTTATTCTGGAACATAATTACAATGCCGACCAGTCGCGCTTTCTGCGTGTCGTACAAAGCGTATTCCTGCAAAGGCGTAAACTCGAACTGGCCGATCTGTATGAAGAGCCTTTTACGAATCTGGGGATGAATGCGGTTGAAAAACTATTCGACAAAGCTGAGGTCGAAGAACTGATTACGTTAACACGTAGATTGGTTGCATAG
- a CDS encoding TIR domain-containing protein has protein sequence MGGGGGSYDTRIIDRLSKVAQNAFEDAQPDKRNVFISFDHRDVNDVNLLRGQAKNENSDLEFNDYSLKEPFDSERAEYIKSGIRERIRQASVTVIYISNITHESKWVDWEVRESIALGKGVICVHKGEKPPDKKPGFIKEFDLKLIPWKHHELSLAIEEAAKERK, from the coding sequence ATGGGTGGTGGTGGAGGTAGTTATGACACCCGAATAATTGATCGACTCTCCAAAGTGGCACAAAATGCATTTGAGGATGCTCAACCTGACAAAAGAAACGTTTTTATTAGTTTTGATCATCGGGATGTGAATGATGTAAATCTGTTAAGAGGACAAGCAAAGAACGAAAATAGCGATTTAGAATTTAACGACTATTCCTTGAAAGAGCCATTTGACAGCGAAAGAGCAGAGTATATTAAAAGCGGAATCCGAGAAAGAATACGCCAAGCATCAGTTACTGTGATTTATATTTCTAACATAACACACGAAAGTAAATGGGTTGATTGGGAAGTTAGAGAGAGCATTGCGTTGGGAAAAGGAGTTATATGCGTTCACAAAGGTGAAAAGCCTCCAGACAAGAAACCAGGCTTTATTAAAGAATTTGATTTAAAACTTATTCCGTGGAAGCACCATGAATTATCTCTCGCTATCGAAGAAGCCGCGAAAGAACGCAAATAG
- a CDS encoding restriction endonuclease subunit S, with protein MSIQSLSDACEIIMGQSPPSDTYNDDGEGLPFYQGKTDFGSLYPVPRKWCNKPQKIAQPNDILISVRAPVGPTNLCNSEACIGRGLAAIRSKYGISDNKYVLFYLRSIAELIESKGTGSTFQAIGRETLSNIQIPLPPLPIQKRIAAILEKADSAREKRRQTIELTEKFLQSAFLEMFGDPVTNPKGWEKLLLSEASEKITDGEHLNPPLTKEGLHIITATDVREWGIDFTRNQFVSAADFDKFTRKCKPENGDLLVVSRGATIGRCTRVGNTRQFCLMGSVILVKPKKVRSEFLQYLFRNSGFLHRLVAVSSASAQQAMYIKDISNLLIYCPPISLQLKFAALVEKVESMRTKQRTSEQELENLFQSLMQRAFKGELV; from the coding sequence GTGAGTATTCAGAGTCTTTCAGATGCTTGTGAAATCATAATGGGGCAATCGCCCCCGTCAGATACTTATAATGATGATGGAGAAGGCTTACCGTTTTATCAGGGCAAAACAGACTTTGGGTCTCTTTATCCTGTTCCAAGAAAATGGTGCAACAAACCTCAGAAAATTGCTCAGCCAAATGACATTCTTATTTCTGTGCGTGCGCCTGTCGGCCCCACCAACTTGTGTAATTCTGAGGCCTGTATTGGACGAGGGCTCGCAGCAATTAGATCAAAATATGGAATTTCAGACAATAAGTATGTTCTTTTTTACTTAAGGAGTATTGCAGAGTTAATTGAATCAAAAGGAACTGGTTCAACATTTCAAGCTATTGGTCGCGAGACATTAAGCAATATCCAAATCCCACTTCCTCCTCTTCCCATCCAGAAGCGCATCGCCGCGATACTTGAGAAAGCTGACTCCGCCCGTGAAAAGCGCCGCCAAACAATCGAACTCACAGAAAAATTTCTTCAGTCCGCCTTCCTCGAAATGTTCGGCGACCCCGTTACGAATCCGAAGGGGTGGGAGAAATTACTATTATCCGAGGCTTCTGAGAAAATTACGGATGGTGAACATCTCAATCCACCACTTACAAAGGAAGGATTACATATTATTACTGCTACGGATGTTCGTGAATGGGGAATAGATTTTACGCGCAATCAATTTGTAAGCGCCGCTGATTTTGATAAATTCACAAGGAAATGCAAGCCGGAGAACGGCGATTTACTTGTCGTTAGCAGGGGAGCAACGATTGGCAGATGCACACGAGTTGGTAATACTAGACAGTTTTGCTTAATGGGTAGTGTAATTCTTGTGAAACCGAAAAAAGTCCGTTCTGAATTTCTTCAATATCTTTTTCGAAACAGTGGCTTTTTGCACAGGCTTGTAGCAGTGTCATCAGCATCAGCACAGCAAGCAATGTATATCAAGGATATAAGCAATTTACTGATTTATTGCCCACCTATCTCCTTACAACTAAAATTCGCCGCGCTGGTAGAGAAAGTTGAATCCATGCGCACGAAGCAGCGCACATCGGAGCAGGAATTGGAGAATTTGTTTCAGAGCCTGATGCAGAGAGCGTTTAAGGGGGAGTTGGTGTGA
- a CDS encoding DUF4231 domain-containing protein, with the protein MNYLSLSKKPRKNANSHERSLKGPNSYDKFNKISLICQSRYLNIIRGQNVILVLIAFVSSLPIFQNSHDELIRCIMVILAIVFLGLMIFQQSMQYMTGWQKARFLAESILSNSWLFCFKIGVYNADEKNASATFLEYVEKTEKDVDLNEWYSIYTSSFGAIAEWMHEVFVESDFLKKKSFYITYRLKDQLEWYTERASDNFKRASRWHITSLVLLLAGIVLTMLIPISQFSIFGFLSTITATSLTWRQTRRFEELRVTYAITAKELESLKYRFELEVEEKPIFSLIMEAEKLISREHKLWFNRSLPLPSV; encoded by the coding sequence ATGAATTATCTCTCGCTATCGAAGAAGCCGCGAAAGAACGCAAATAGCCACGAACGAAGTCTAAAAGGGCCCAATTCGTACGATAAATTTAACAAGATATCATTGATTTGCCAATCAAGATATCTAAATATAATTAGAGGGCAAAATGTTATTCTTGTATTAATTGCTTTTGTTTCCTCACTGCCAATCTTCCAAAATAGCCATGATGAGTTGATTCGCTGCATTATGGTAATTCTGGCTATTGTATTTCTAGGACTTATGATTTTTCAACAAAGCATGCAGTATATGACTGGTTGGCAGAAGGCTCGATTTCTTGCTGAAAGCATTCTTAGCAATTCATGGTTATTCTGCTTCAAAATAGGTGTTTATAATGCAGATGAGAAGAACGCATCAGCAACATTTCTTGAATATGTTGAGAAAACCGAAAAAGATGTTGATCTCAATGAGTGGTATTCAATATACACTTCCAGTTTTGGCGCGATAGCTGAGTGGATGCATGAGGTTTTTGTTGAGAGCGATTTTTTAAAGAAAAAGAGCTTTTACATTACTTACCGGTTAAAAGATCAATTAGAATGGTACACTGAAAGAGCATCGGACAATTTTAAACGAGCTAGCCGTTGGCATATAACGTCCTTAGTTCTGTTGTTGGCAGGAATAGTATTGACCATGTTAATTCCAATTTCGCAATTTTCCATTTTTGGTTTCCTTTCTACAATAACCGCAACAAGTCTCACGTGGCGGCAAACAAGACGATTTGAGGAATTACGGGTCACCTACGCAATTACAGCAAAAGAATTAGAGTCGTTAAAGTATAGATTTGAATTAGAAGTAGAAGAAAAACCGATATTTTCCCTTATTATGGAAGCAGAGAAACTGATTAGTAGAGAGCATAAATTGTGGTTCAATCGAAGCCTGCCATTGCCATCAGTTTAA
- a CDS encoding PorT family protein, protein MLNKYLNVLCLSLLAFSPASSQVTNRITLLAGTNLAWGANDIEHYSTDSRYGYNAGFSIAKSERLGYSLGVVYSHNRAKYKMEEYSYQYHAVLRRNGIQSVSYIDFTPMITYTPERSRFTIGIGIGYSLAIGAKSDGHYLASENYGNGAFAYGEDYKIENKKSFQRADWGGIVSTGISLTKGFGLEIQYRHGLTNITKNDLSYLKTKRSSVSLFVSKTIWSKG, encoded by the coding sequence ATGTTGAATAAGTACCTTAATGTCTTGTGTTTGTCATTATTAGCATTTTCTCCTGCATCATCTCAAGTAACCAATAGAATCACTCTTCTCGCCGGAACAAATCTTGCCTGGGGCGCAAATGATATTGAACATTATAGCACTGATTCACGCTATGGTTACAATGCGGGTTTTTCAATTGCGAAGTCGGAAAGACTGGGATATTCATTGGGCGTTGTATATTCTCATAATAGGGCGAAATATAAAATGGAGGAATATTCGTACCAGTATCATGCGGTATTGAGGCGCAATGGGATACAATCTGTGTCATACATTGACTTTACTCCAATGATTACCTACACACCTGAGCGCTCAAGATTTACGATTGGGATTGGTATCGGATACTCACTTGCTATCGGGGCCAAGTCAGACGGTCATTACCTGGCATCAGAAAATTATGGCAACGGCGCCTTTGCCTATGGTGAGGATTACAAAATTGAAAACAAGAAATCCTTTCAAAGGGCAGACTGGGGCGGGATAGTGTCGACCGGTATTTCTCTCACCAAAGGCTTTGGCCTCGAAATTCAATACCGGCATGGATTGACAAACATTACAAAGAATGACTTGTCATATTTGAAGACCAAGAGATCGTCCGTTTCGCTATTTGTATCGAAAACAATTTGGTCCAAAGGATGA
- a CDS encoding DUF4268 domain-containing protein: protein MIGKIEKVALREIWKHEAQDFTTWLQKNIDVLNDVVDFHLSNPEKEQSTGNFSVDLVAEDEDGDLVVIENQLEKSNHDHLGKVITYLASVNAARAIWIVAEPRQEHIKAISWLNESTGAEFYLFKIEGIKIEKSPPAPLFTLIVGPSEEAREVGETKKEYDKRHHLRKEFWAVLLDRAKTKTNLHANISPGMYSWIGTGAGISGVTLNYGVGQHETKIELYIDKDKDSGVDNKLIFDQLYKNKTEIEQIFGDQLSWERLDAKRASRIARYFASGGYKDHEKWQLIADEMIGAMIKFEKAISPHIAKIKTA, encoded by the coding sequence ATGATCGGAAAGATTGAAAAGGTAGCCTTACGAGAAATATGGAAGCACGAAGCACAGGATTTTACGACATGGCTACAAAAAAATATTGATGTGCTAAATGATGTAGTAGACTTTCACTTATCCAACCCAGAGAAGGAGCAGAGTACAGGCAATTTCAGTGTCGACTTGGTTGCTGAAGACGAAGACGGGGATCTCGTAGTTATTGAAAATCAACTCGAGAAAAGTAACCATGATCATTTAGGCAAAGTCATTACGTACCTTGCGTCTGTAAATGCAGCCAGGGCAATCTGGATTGTAGCCGAACCTCGACAGGAACATATTAAAGCGATTTCTTGGCTAAATGAATCAACGGGAGCCGAATTTTATCTATTTAAAATTGAAGGAATCAAGATCGAAAAGTCTCCTCCCGCACCTCTTTTTACATTGATTGTTGGGCCAAGCGAAGAAGCAAGAGAAGTCGGTGAGACAAAAAAGGAATATGATAAACGACATCACTTACGAAAAGAATTCTGGGCAGTATTACTCGATCGGGCGAAGACAAAAACGAACCTTCATGCAAATATATCCCCGGGAATGTATAGTTGGATTGGGACAGGAGCCGGTATTTCTGGAGTTACTCTTAATTACGGTGTGGGGCAACATGAAACGAAAATCGAATTGTATATCGACAAAGACAAAGATTCTGGAGTTGATAACAAACTTATATTTGATCAACTATATAAAAATAAAACGGAGATTGAGCAAATATTTGGTGACCAGTTAAGTTGGGAACGACTTGACGCAAAAAGGGCATCCCGAATTGCGAGATACTTTGCCTCTGGTGGATATAAAGATCACGAAAAATGGCAGTTAATTGCTGATGAAATGATTGGAGCAATGATCAAATTTGAGAAGGCAATTTCACCACACATTGCTAAAATTAAGACAGCCTAA
- a CDS encoding SAM-dependent DNA methyltransferase, protein MLTNPDLRSKIDSLWDKFWSGGISNPLTAIEQMSYLIFLKRLEDMDNARAAAAKRRGQAFTSLFSDKGRAPKDIKNFSYKDCKWSHWSQLPGDQMLKHVRDKVFDFLREVGGEASTFTQHMEDAVFVIPKASLLQEAVKIIDDMHISEQNVDVQGDLYEYLLSQLTTSGKNGQFRTPRHIIRMITKLVDPKIDQRICDPACGTGGFLVAAYEHILEENTTPDLIERDEDGKAHHLIGDKIADKKLMQFLKSRALTGYDFDSTMVRIGAMNLMLHGIDNPRCLYTDTMSKAFTEKSEYDVILANPPFKGSIDKSDINERFTTGTTKTELLFIELIYGLLKNGGRAGVIVPDGVLFGTSNAHVAIRKIVVDQCGLEGVISMPSGVFKPYAGVSTAVLIFQKGGTTKNVWFYDMEADGFSLDDKRQRVEANDIPDIIKQWEKKKASKKSFLVPVTDIRSNKYDLSISRYKEIVHTEIEYEKPDVIMNKILELEKGIEKDVEEIRGMMK, encoded by the coding sequence ATGTTAACAAATCCCGATCTTCGCTCAAAAATCGACTCCCTATGGGACAAATTCTGGTCCGGCGGAATTTCCAATCCGCTCACGGCCATTGAACAAATGTCGTATCTGATCTTTCTGAAAAGACTGGAAGACATGGACAATGCCCGCGCAGCCGCGGCGAAGCGCCGCGGGCAGGCCTTCACATCGCTCTTTTCTGATAAAGGTCGTGCTCCCAAGGATATAAAGAACTTTAGTTACAAAGACTGCAAATGGTCGCACTGGAGCCAATTGCCAGGCGATCAAATGCTGAAACATGTGCGCGATAAAGTGTTCGATTTCCTGCGGGAAGTGGGCGGGGAGGCGAGCACATTCACACAGCACATGGAAGACGCGGTGTTTGTCATTCCGAAAGCGTCGCTCTTGCAGGAAGCGGTCAAGATCATCGACGACATGCACATTTCGGAACAAAACGTGGACGTGCAGGGCGATCTGTATGAGTATTTGTTGAGCCAGCTCACCACCTCCGGCAAGAACGGCCAATTCCGCACACCTCGGCATATCATTCGCATGATCACGAAACTCGTCGATCCGAAGATCGATCAGCGCATCTGCGATCCGGCCTGCGGCACGGGCGGCTTTCTCGTCGCGGCATACGAACATATTCTCGAAGAAAACACGACCCCCGACCTGATCGAGCGCGACGAAGACGGCAAAGCGCATCACCTGATCGGCGATAAGATCGCGGATAAGAAGCTGATGCAATTTCTGAAAAGCCGCGCCCTGACCGGATACGATTTCGATTCCACGATGGTGCGTATCGGGGCGATGAACCTGATGCTGCACGGCATTGACAATCCCAGGTGCCTTTACACCGATACCATGTCGAAGGCTTTTACCGAAAAATCGGAATACGACGTCATCCTGGCCAATCCGCCATTCAAAGGCTCGATTGACAAAAGCGACATCAATGAACGTTTTACGACCGGCACGACCAAGACGGAACTGCTTTTTATCGAATTGATCTACGGCCTGCTGAAAAACGGCGGCAGGGCGGGCGTGATCGTGCCCGACGGCGTGCTATTCGGAACGAGTAACGCGCATGTGGCGATCCGTAAGATCGTCGTGGATCAATGCGGCCTGGAAGGGGTGATCTCCATGCCTTCGGGCGTATTCAAGCCGTATGCGGGCGTTTCCACGGCGGTGCTGATATTCCAGAAAGGCGGCACAACGAAAAACGTCTGGTTTTACGATATGGAAGCCGACGGCTTCTCTCTCGACGATAAACGCCAGCGCGTCGAGGCGAATGATATTCCCGACATCATCAAACAATGGGAAAAGAAGAAAGCATCTAAGAAATCGTTTCTCGTGCCGGTTACAGACATTCGTTCAAACAAATACGACCTTTCCATTTCACGATACAAAGAGATCGTGCACACGGAAATCGAATACGAAAAGCCGGATGTGATCATGAATAAGATTTTGGAATTGGAGAAGGGGATTGAGAAGGATGTGGAAGAAATTCGGGGGATGATGAAGTGA
- a CDS encoding prepilin-type N-terminal cleavage/methylation domain-containing protein — MKSLTSQKGFTLMELVTVIVILGILAAVAVPKYFDLTDQAEAGACKSNMGAIKAAASIAYAQSVLTTGTAAFPADLAAMAASFTSGAAPTCPSAGTYTYSSTTGLVTCSVAAHN; from the coding sequence ATGAAATCTCTCACAAGTCAAAAAGGCTTCACCTTAATGGAATTAGTTACGGTGATAGTAATCTTAGGAATTTTGGCGGCAGTAGCTGTTCCTAAGTATTTTGATCTGACGGATCAAGCCGAAGCCGGCGCTTGCAAATCGAATATGGGCGCTATCAAAGCGGCTGCAAGCATTGCTTATGCACAATCCGTTCTCACGACCGGCACAGCGGCATTCCCGGCCGATTTAGCCGCCATGGCTGCTTCATTTACCAGCGGCGCTGCTCCTACCTGCCCTTCTGCCGGTACCTATACCTATTCTTCGACGACGGGCCTCGTCACTTGTTCTGTTGCGGCTCATAATTAA
- a CDS encoding 7-cyano-7-deazaguanine synthase, with translation MKIVTLVSGGIDSTLMSILADEKDFELFPLFVDYGQRSVKLEWKACLYNHLKHKLPKPKRMNLNGFGKLIHSGLTDKRMRVKEDAFLPGRNTLFLLAASSYAYHVQSRNVAIGLLTDKYSLFPDQTNEFIRKTESFISTVLEYEIKILAPLIGFNKAEVIKLAESKRIGKTYSCHSGNPKPCGKCISCLEITNALKYLKGG, from the coding sequence ATGAAAATAGTTACTTTAGTTTCAGGCGGAATCGATTCAACGCTCATGTCTATTCTTGCAGATGAGAAAGATTTTGAGTTGTTTCCACTCTTTGTTGACTACGGACAAAGATCAGTAAAATTAGAATGGAAAGCATGCCTCTATAACCATTTGAAACATAAATTACCGAAGCCTAAAAGAATGAACTTGAATGGATTTGGCAAGTTGATCCATTCAGGGCTTACTGATAAAAGGATGAGAGTAAAAGAGGATGCGTTCCTTCCTGGTCGAAACACACTGTTTCTGTTAGCTGCGAGTTCATATGCGTATCATGTGCAGAGTAGAAACGTGGCAATTGGATTATTGACGGATAAATACAGTCTATTTCCTGATCAAACTAACGAGTTTATCCGAAAGACAGAATCTTTTATTTCAACTGTTTTGGAATACGAAATAAAAATACTCGCTCCACTGATAGGCTTCAACAAAGCAGAAGTGATAAAATTGGCAGAATCGAAAAGAATTGGTAAAACCTATTCATGTCATTCGGGGAACCCCAAGCCATGTGGAAAATGTATTTCGTGCCTTGAAATCACAAATGCACTTAAATATTTGAAAGGAGGATAA